The uncultured Roseibium sp. genome contains a region encoding:
- a CDS encoding DUF2293 domain-containing protein gives MTGGTKRQKDMRKALRALLPRVPMADAEAILGLALAGHLRHLPPSIALWQAAASHIRHALTGYDALLTEGYDRDAARFFVIDDMNRVLEDWGSARRVSAEEDGQAPPG, from the coding sequence ATGACCGGCGGAACCAAACGTCAGAAGGACATGCGCAAGGCCCTGCGGGCCCTGCTGCCACGGGTGCCGATGGCGGATGCGGAGGCGATCCTCGGCCTTGCCCTGGCCGGTCATCTGCGCCACCTGCCGCCATCGATTGCGCTGTGGCAGGCAGCTGCCAGCCACATCCGCCATGCGCTCACCGGCTACGATGCGCTGCTGACGGAAGGCTACGACCGGGACGCAGCCCGGTTCTTCGTCATCGACGACATGAACCGGGTGCTGGAAGACTGGGGCTCGGCCCGGCGGGTCTCCGCCGAAGAGGACGGGCAGGCCCCGCCGGGCTGA
- a CDS encoding metalloregulator ArsR/SmtB family transcription factor produces the protein MSDRTRTRLLNALKASGPQTAADLSTGLDVTPVAVRQHLDGLLAEDLVEFEDVKGGVGRPKRVWSLSPEGHARFPDNHSVLILGLLEGMKDLFGQEGVDRLIAHRQEAAHQAYSKELERATSLGQRLEILAELRSREGYMASVEEEDEGGYLLIENHCSICAAATACQGFCHSEMLLFQELLGPDVTLTRAEHLLSGGRRCVYRIQEAR, from the coding sequence ATGTCAGATCGTACCCGAACCAGGCTTTTGAATGCTCTCAAGGCGTCCGGCCCTCAAACTGCGGCCGATCTGTCGACCGGTCTTGACGTGACGCCGGTCGCTGTCCGCCAACATCTGGACGGCCTCCTGGCCGAGGACTTGGTCGAATTCGAAGACGTAAAAGGCGGTGTCGGCCGCCCGAAGCGGGTCTGGTCGCTTTCCCCCGAGGGGCATGCGCGTTTTCCCGACAATCATTCCGTTTTGATTCTCGGGCTTCTTGAAGGAATGAAGGACCTGTTCGGACAGGAAGGGGTCGATCGATTGATTGCCCACCGCCAGGAAGCGGCGCATCAGGCCTATTCGAAGGAACTGGAGCGGGCCACCAGCCTTGGCCAACGTCTCGAGATCTTGGCCGAGCTGCGCAGCCGCGAAGGCTACATGGCCAGCGTCGAAGAGGAAGACGAGGGCGGTTACCTCCTGATCGAAAACCATTGCTCCATCTGCGCGGCGGCCACTGCCTGCCAGGGCTTCTGCCACTCGGAAATGTTGCTGTTCCAGGAATTGCTTGGCCCGGATGTCACGCTGACCCGCGCGGAGCATCTGCTGTCGGGCGGCCGCCGGTGCGTTTATCGAATCCAGGAAGCCCGCTGA